The following coding sequences lie in one Rutidosis leptorrhynchoides isolate AG116_Rl617_1_P2 chromosome 4, CSIRO_AGI_Rlap_v1, whole genome shotgun sequence genomic window:
- the LOC139839929 gene encoding zinc finger protein ZAT10-like — translation MAVEALNSPTTPPTSLFRQDSGNHFNYLESWTKGKRSKRPRVDQQPPSEEEYLALCLMLLARGTRSESVSPQLHTPAAGPTTTRQQPTFIHKCSVCNKVFGSYQALGGHKASHRKNTQVFAGTGVDQTEEAVATVATTTATASSVSGTHGGSGRSHECNICHRSFPTGQALGGHKRRHYDGVIGSGAGGSRTGSGITSSEGVGSTTNSQRGFDLNIPAMPEFVSGFNEEEVESPHPAKKSRLFPVENHQIATR, via the coding sequence atGGCAGTTGAAGCTTTGAATTCACCAACAACACCACCCACGTCTTTATTCAGACAAGATTCCGGCAACCATTTCAACTATTTAGAATCATGGACTAAAGGTAAAAGATCCAAAAGGCCACGTGTCGATCAACAACCGCCCTCAGAAGAAGAGTATCTCGCTTTATGTCTTATGTTACTCGCTCGTGGCACCCGTTCTGAATCAGTTTCACCGCAACTTCACACTCCGGCAGCGGGACCCACTACAACCCGGCAACAACCAACTTTTATCCACAAATGTTCTGTCTGTAATAAAGTTTTTGGTTCCTACCAAGCTTTAGGTGGACATAAAGCTAGTCACCGGAAAAACACCCAAGTTTTTGCCGGAACCGGAGTTGATCAGACTGAAGAAGCGGTTGCAACCGTCGCCACCACCACTGCCACCGCTTCGTCGGTGAGTGGGACTCATGGTGGTAGTGGAAGGAGCCATGAGTGTAATATTTGTCACCGGTCGTTTCCCACCGGACAGGCGTTGGGTGGACATAAACGCCGTCACTATGACGGTGTTATTGGTAGCGGAGCAGGAGGTAGCCGTACCGGTAGCGGTATTACGTCATCGGAAGGTGTTGGGTCCACCACCAATAGTCAACGCGGGTTTGACTTGAACATTCCGGCGATGCCGGAATTTGTTTCCGGATTCAACGAGGAGGAGGTTGAAAGCCCTCATCCGGCGAAAAAATCTCGGCTTTTTCCGGTGGAAAACCACCAGATCGCTACCCGTTAA